GTAATTTTACTGCCCACAATGTGGCTAAAGGGCCTTCACCCAGAACATTACAAGTTTCGTAGAGCTATCCTCAATACCTAGAACTATCATTTGTAATGACCGCGAGGtctaatcttatttatatataacgctttggtttcaaaaaaaaaaaaatggaagagaagagaagagaaaaatgaACCAATGTTATTATTCTATTTGTCTCTCTGCCTTTATATAGGCACACACTATGTTGAGATTAAAATGTttatttaactaaaataataagatAGGTTGTTTTAGGTGGCTAAAATTGAATCTCACTCAAAACCTAATTCAAATTACCTTAAATTTAATTACTTTCGTATCatatgtaattaaataaaaatcattatgttattattaattaataatataatataattatatatatcaaaaacAATTCGTACATAATAAcgaatttatatttattatattataattatatataatcttgattaattaatttaaataaataaaaaattaaacatattatatattacatttaaatctatatttaatttttaataattataaacaaatataaattaaaattttaaatatagcaACTTATTAATTTGACATCAATTTCTCacaatctatatataaatataaaggaaTGCACAAAGCATTCTAGGTGGCATCTTATATGAAGTTTCTTTCTAATTCTTTGTTATCTtcatttttcacttttatttaatttttaaattacttttgCATTCAATTACatcataataatttataaattagtaataataacaataataacttAATTAAGTTTGTAAAAGAGAAATTATGTGTCCAATTAATATCAATAAGTATTATAAAAATCAAAGgtcattcaaaataatttatactaatagaatgataattaaatacaacacctattatatttatatttgtattaacCGAATAAGtaaaaatacaattaattaccaaaaataaaaaaaaataagctaacaataatataataatcCTTTCAAaaagtcaaaataataataataatttttcagaaaaaattCACTATATAgttgtgatatttttttaattctatttttttattttattagttatttaaatttatatctatttaaatatttaaataaaaaatatccatatttaaaattttgtaattgataAGAATTATGATGaattttaaaaagaatttaacaaaataagctaacaataatataataatcCTTTCAAaaagtcaaaataataataataatttttcagaaaaaattCACTATATAgttgtgatatttttttaattctattttttcattttattagttatttaaatttatatctatttaaatatttaaataaaaaatatccatatttaaaattttgtaactgATAAGAATTATGATGaattttaaaaagaatttaacaacatattttattattatatatttattacctattattattaatatatatatatataattgtaatagtatacataattaaatattcaattacaaatcctttgaaaataaaatatatatattcaattataaaagaaaattatataagGATTCTAATACCACAAATTTATGTTTAcgcataataataatagtaatattagtaattataattatatatatataaaaattaaaaaacattaaCTAATCAattatacacaatatatatcaAGTAGAGACTCTTCCACTTTACTTTGATTATTACAATTCCTCAAAGTCTTTTCATTTTCCTACCTACCTttcaagttttttttctttctacatAACATCTCACACTCATGCAATAGTTTCTCTATAAATATAATTCATTCTCTACTTGATCTCCTCacactcttctctctctctccctttcaatcttttaaaacttttttttttgtgttttctattttcattttcaaaaacaatgggaggaaaaaattaaaatgtcatGGCTATGGAGAAGAAATCATCATCAACATTATCATCTCAATCACAAAGACAATGTCTATGAAGAAGAAGTTTaacaatagtaataataatcataGCGAAGAAAAATATGTGTGTGTATCGAGTGTATTTATAGAAAtttagtattgatcatcatgtttTTAGTTTATATTAGTCATGCCATTGTTTTAAGAAATCGACCTCTtacttgtatgtatatatatttaaacaaaaTTTCATTCACAAATAAGGGAATCttcaacaaaaaattagaagagTTTTCAAGCTAAATTGTTAGGCTATCATGTATGTGTGACTTTATTCTAtgtgtaatttttatattgtataattatgttttcttctttttcttttaaagaaaaaagtGTAATTGTATGTTAAGTTGGATGtttaattactattattataattaaaataatatatatgatgtattacattttaaatttaaaaaatataattaaaattacatattattctaaaaatcatcatattcttaattatttaattattgtacatttttttattatttttaaattaaatttcttataataatcataattatgtaataataatgtaattgatttattaattcatATACATCTTTTCATCtacttttacatttttatataattcataaataacttataatatatatgatatattgttatataaataaatagcattttttttactttttcccTAAGTAACTTATTTCAACATAATAAATGTATACATACCATTAACTTATTTCAACTTTCAAAACAACACAAATTTAAGCAAACTTATATCAACTATCTTTCATTTTGATTtaacaattatatataaatatatattattaaaattaaaataaaataaaaataatatataccatCAAATCAtttcttattaataaaattaatagtgtctttttaactttttataacttacactattattattattattattattattattattattattattattattattattattatttcttttagtgaaatataataataataataataataatctcataaTTGATTCTTCATTATTTAGTCTTTTATAAACAAACTAATTATTTGTATTGTGTATAAAAAAAATCCTTTAagttttttaacaaataaaaaatagatttttttattttaaattattaattttaattcaatatatataatattattacatatataaaataataaaaaattattctatttttcatttagaaataattgaataatagcaaaagaataatttataatattttatttatttaataaaaatattaacaattacttaatatatgaatttttaaaataataaaataatcataaattaaattttatttttcaataattataacAATCGCATGAGACAGAATATGTTTATAACTATCTCGCAAGTGCTCAACTAATTTCATACGatacttataaaattttaattactacAAAACAGTAAGACAAATAAATTATAGAAATAATTAGTCGCATGAATCATAATTTTCTTTTCATCATTACAATTTAAGGTAAAAATTTCACATctacataatttattaaaataaattcccTTACAAAACATTTCATATAGAAAAATTCTAtcactaatattttttatataaaatcctcattttttaattttagaaaatatataatattgtgatAGCCCATTTTACAGTTGTCATCCTACATTCAATTTTGTAGAAAAAGCATTTCACTGACACCAcaaaataaaatgttaaaacttttataaatagTATGTTAAGAAAAACGTTTAAacaataattcaaaaataactaCATCATCAGTCACAAGCTTGCATTATTAAATTCAAAGactgttttctttttcttttattttattataaaaatacatgttatttcttttgttaattccactatttaatatttatcacaaatttgttatattttcgtgtattataaaaataacaattttttatttcaatagtattactttatttataacgtacacataaaaatattatattttagattatatcattaaataaataaaaaaaattataaaatatttacaaaagttgaACAATACCGCGCAAAGCGCGGCTTAGTTCTCTAGTTAACAATAAAGCATATATCtctcatatattttcaatttagctcaaattagtaaaaaaaatttaaaatttgacatagtcaatttttaaattctaattgatttattaaatcaattaattaagtCTACAAGATGATATTATCCCACACAATATGAGATTatgaggaccatgggcctatataatcaagctcccaataagtagatctgaaatttacttattaattcctcctgacttcactatagatttgaaattgcactcttgattacatagaacgctatgtataccaaatataaatacgttatgattatttattgttacaaTCTCAATAGTCATTGATCCTATATGGACGGTTCATATCTAGTAAGGACAAATTTACTATTTCACCCtctaatatattttatccttaaaataattAGCTCTTTGTAAATGATATTTGggaaaactaatataattatcgAAACGAGtgttctatcatttatctcgtttagccaagctctaagaaaattatcgcttcacttctaaatagttatagaagttatagattctatatctatgattaacgttgtcactcaattgcattaccgaatttccaagatgtaagtatgggCTATTCCTACGAGTAAACTGGtaacgaacaagtcaaagaaccaGTATAGTACAATTAAGTTAGAacttaaccatctcaggattgcgatcaattgacctaagatcaactaagtgatattaacttagaattagatataacagtaagtttataatatcttttccaTTTCTACGGTACAATATCAATCCAATCTGATGTATAGTTGATACATCCGATCCAAGTTTGCTTTGCTAATGCCCTAGAAAAGACATTCTACTTACCCAAGTATAAGCAAACTATATTGTTGATTATctcattagtgtaaatctagtTTACTGAATAATCGTGGGACTAAATAGTTTGAAGtatattatcatgattattttccaCCGTGAagacaatactataatcatgaataataaTATGTTTTGGATTTAACTCAATTTATATACTAAACATGTAATCATGAATTTGACTTGTGAACcaatcaatataaaataattcctgatcttttattaatagtaaattagattatattgaaatgggttttatttagggcataaaaacccaacagttataaCATAGAGCTAAAAGAAATAGCGATGACCCATCATACTATGGTAGTTATAGCCGAGGCTAACAATGAAGAAGAGATTGAAGATCTAGACCCAAGGCTCATTGATGAACAATCACAACTTGGGCCAGTGGAGGAGTTAGAGGAGGTGGTATTAGATCCCATCAACcctaccaaaaataaaaaatggtaaAGGGTTGGGGGAAGAATTAAAGTAgcaattaatttgttttttaatgGAAATCCAGGATCAATTTGCCTGGAGCTATCCTAACCATGTCGGGATTGACTCGAATGTCATTTGCCACCACCTCAACATAGATCCTAACTATCCACCAAGACAACAAAAGAGACGTCTTCTTGATCCTGAGACACGGAATGCTCTAAAGGAAGAGGTCGACAAATTATTGACTAACAACTTCATTAGAGAGACATTTTATCTAGTCTGGATTTCAAATCTAGTTTTGGTCCCAAAACTGATTGGCACGTGGAGAACTTATATAGACTTCTCTGACCTAAATAAAGAATGTCCAAAGGATTATTTTCCTTTGCTCAGAATTGATCAGCTCGCTGATGCCACGGCAGGGCATGAACTATGTCATTTATGGACGAATATTTTGgatataactagataaaaatgtATGTCCCAAATCAAGAACACACGAGCTTTATGAATAACACGGGGctttattgttataaaatcATGCCATTTGGACTAAAGAATGCAGGAGCTACATACTAGCGTCTCTACATGAAAACATAAAATTTATAGGGGTGTCAGACATTCCCACCCCAAAATATGatataacatcttcaaacatGCTAAATCCTATATGTATTAGGGACGAGCTGAAAAGGTGCGACTGTGAGGTAGTTACAAAAATCtttgaaatatttatttaaggGGAGGATGGCCCCAGCTCTAATGTGTTCGACACTTTAAGTGCATATTTTAGGGGAGGATGGCCCTAGCTCTGATCTAGGTTTTTCTTGCTAGCTTGATTTCATGAAGAGATAAGAGATCAATATGATTATTTAGTTTATGCCAATGACATCTGGAAGGCAGTGCATAATAAGTACAATGCCACTCATGACATATTGGCTTATGAGAGAAATGCTCATTCTAATAAGATGAACATTTTGACAAAGTTACGAAGCTGGAGAAGAAGGTAAAAATGATTTACTCACACCCCGTTGATAAACAATAGTGGATTGAATAGTTCTTGACCAATGACATTATTTTTCTCTTTCGTGTAGATTTGTGAATAGATGACAGTATGTATCTTCACGGACATGTCTATTTCACCGAGCCTCTCTTTGAGACAATGCCCAGATCGTTACGCCTTTCGTGTGGGACGAAACTTACCCGACAAGGAATTTCGCTACCTTAGGGTGGGTGTAGGGTGGACTATTTCAAAGTGGACTCCCCATTCATTAGATAGAGAAGATCACCAAGATTTCGTGATCCACTGTAACAAAAATGGAGAAAATATTTCCTTTTAATTGgcgactataaaaaaaaatctaaaaatgttATGAAATTTATATTAACTGCATTTAGTATAAGTTCAAGACACATAAGAGCTCTAACTAGCCATAGTCTTTTTTTAGCTTAGCCTGACACAATGCATACACCTCACAAGGGAATCCATTTAGGCTTAGGGAAGATTAGACTTTGCAGAAAAGGAATGTGCCTTGGATAATCCACATCTCAAGGTCAAGTGCTGATGAGCACATTGAACTATCCATGTGCTTAGAGCCCTCACAACCCAAGAACAACGTAATTATCAGGGGCGCGCTCTACCACTAAGCTAATAGCCCGTCGTGCGGGCCTCCCACTGGGGGCCCAGTATGCCAAAAGCGAGAGAAACCCCATCCCACTAAGATACCCCTAGAGAGGGATAGGGCTAGGCAGAGCGAAAAAGGTTTTCTATGAGATGGAAAATGAAAACTATTAGTCCACAGGAGGTTTGTGAATAAGTGATTGTCTGCTAAAGGAGTATCCATCTTTCTGCTAAAACGAAAGAATTAAAAAACGAAgagaaaaaataagaaaaacgcATAAAAAGAGTTGAAGTCCGGGATAACATTGTAGTTGTTCAAATAATAAGAAGTCTTGTTTAGTAATCCTTTCATTCCAACTTAAAgtgtaatatttatatattaaactaggtatatataaactaaaaatatatgttaGGAGAAGAAGAAGGGAAGGGGGCAAGGTGCATTTACAATTTAGGTTaagtctctttttctttttcatttttttttattttaatttattaactattttaggaaaattaaattaaaattgtaaatacaTGTACACCTTGTCACAACTAACAAAATATAGTATTAAAAcagagaaatttaaaataaccacttgaggctagctcaagtggctaTAGGAGGGTGTGTGTGTGTTGGAAgtcttgggttcgagtcccagattatgcaatgtaatatataaacgcctaaataaaaaaaaacagagaaattTAAAACGCAATGTTTAGTATTTAAtccgtaaaaaaaatatagtagttACTATTTAAGTATGCCCTTCTTTTAAGAAAAGGTTGGGTACAATTTAAATTGATTTAAAGAACATTTCAAtcaaaataatatgtaatatactAATATTACATTAAATAAAGTGCAAAcgttttctctaaaaaaaaataaagtgcaaACGTACAAATTGGTTAAAATCTCATCGACCAAACGAATAGAGCTGATCAAACAAACAAAAAgcacattaaaaagaaaaacagcTAGAGAAGAGaataaaaatcattgatttctacaattcccattttctaagttttaacattaaaaggaaataaaatacaaaaaaaaaaaaaaagtaatagtaTTTCTCCTCTCCTCACTTGTAAAATTCAAAGTCAGTGTCAGGTTTCTTCACGTTGGTTCGATATCCCTTCTcaaaatctttaggaagaatCACATAACGATTTTTGCGAACTGCATGCATTCCTGCTTCTTGACATATAGCAGTAATCTGTACAAATCCATTGAAGAGTGTTACCAAATTGcagtaataaaataatatacatttAGGCAATGGATTTTGTCCCCTTTTATGTAAAGGGGACATTGCACAAACTTTGTTTTTATGTAAGTTTAACATGCtccagactttttttttttttttttgataagtaACATGCTCCAGACTTAATATGATGTATTTTGGATTTTCTAATGATTAACAACCATCCAACCATTTATTAATGCATGGTGGACAAAATCTGCTCCCTATATACATTTAAAGTCATGTGATTTTCCTTGTTCACAGGTACCCAGAAAACTCCCCCAAAACATTCTTATTAGAAACTATAACAATAACATGGCTGTTGAGTTGAGTCAAAGTGAATGAATTATATGAAAATGATAAGTTGCTAAATGCACATAATTTGGTGAAATGTTATCTCTTTTTAGTAGAAAAATACAACAAATCCgcagtaataataataaaaaagaaagcatGTTGACTGACCTCAGCAGCACTAATTTTATCTGGCCGAGAGACATAGTCCTCTAGATCCACCTCATCACTCAAATTCATTTTAGCAGTGCAAACCTGGCACATTAAACAAATCAGAATGAAGACCTTTCAAATTTCAACATCCAATTGCTTGCACTAGGTCTCCCATAATCAGAACAGAGTAAAAAATTGGGTTAAACTTAAGTAAACAATAACCACACTATTATTTCAAACATTGGCCTGCAGATATTTATGCCCGAATTCAACATACAAAGATTTCAATCGATGGATAtggattgagagagagagggagagccAAAAAAAAACCATTATAGCAGGAATTATCAGCAGAAGTATTACCAATACTAAGCTAGAGACTTACGTTCCATGTAAAAAAGATCAAATATGACTTCTATTGTCAAACAAAAAGGTCAGGGAAAAATTAGCCAGACCACATAATGCAGAGTGTGAAGGTATAAGGATCAAGGTATGTTATGTAGAACAAGAATTTTAGAAGCCAAAGGTGAaggtgaaattaattgtttaacgATCAAGAAATAAACatcaaaatattacattttCGTCATTTATTGTAGTCATATGCTCAAAACTCACCTGAAAAACAAGTCTCTTTTGCCTCCTATCAGGCAAAGGAAATTCAATCTTCCGGTCAAGTCGTCCAGGACGCAGAAGTGCAGGATCCAATGTATCAGCTCTGTTTGTAGCCATGATAACCTTCACATTCACTGTTTGATCAAATCCATCCATCTGAAAATAACTTAGTTGTTAATAAGAGTTGAGAGGCAGGGTTCGAAGTAAAAGAAGTTGTTTCAACTCCAAAATTAGATCCTAAAATACGAAAAAGTATAGCCTTGCCTTTGCACATTACAAGACTAGAGATGACAAATTTAGTGATCGAAATTAATACTTTTCAACAAATAGATATATCTTCCAGTCTACCTGATTGAGAAGCTCCATGAGTATACGCTGAACTTCTCTATCAGCTCCAGTTTGAGCATCAAACCTAGCAGTCGCTATAGCATCTACTtcatcaataaaaataattgctgGAGCATTCTCTTTGGCAAGACGGAAGACATCACGAACCATGCGAGGACCCTGAACAAAAAAAATACGGGAAAGTAGTACCTTTATTAGTACAGTATCTGTAATTTACGATGAAAAATATGAAGATAAAGCAGTAGTACCGTACTAGCAATCTAATCCTAGTGTATTATTATTCCCTAATCCTAATTTCTAAGTACCCAATCCTGCAACaacaaaaagattaaaaaacctATAAAAATTCATGAGGTTTTATATTTAATACCCATATCCATTTCTAACACCACTGTCATAACTCAAACAATACGTATGACCAACACATTTATTTCTTtgaaaataatgataaaaacaTGTTCTCGAACATTAAAAAGGTAATGAAGAGGCAACTCAAAAATGTTGAAAACAAGATCCAAGTATATACACCATACCTCACCCAAATACTTCTGGACAAACTCTGAACCAACAACTCTGATGAAGGCAGCAGTGGTGTGATTAGCAACAGCCTTGGCCAACATAGTTTTACCCGTACCAGGGGGGCCGTAGAGCAAAACACCACGGGGAGGATCTATACCAATTTGTTTGTAGAGCTCATGGTGAGTAAGCGGTAGTTCCACTGCTTCACGGATTTCTTGCTTCTGAATATCACATCCACCAATATCCTAGCGcacccaacaaaaaaaaaacctcagcATCATTCAAACAGTAATGAGACCAAATGTCTTAAGGGAAGGTagcaaaagataaataaatgataCGTAGAAATAAAATGGCACTcataaaatgaaagtaaaatgcAATGGAGATATATCCTTcatcaataacaaattcaattagAAATAAACTCATCACTAATTCATGAATGTGCCTTTTCATAATCAATTATCATATAACAATCAGTTCACTGCATATCCCATCTGAGCAGAAATAATAGTAATAACATCATACAAGGTGCACAATCGAACAAAAAGAACATCCCAAGAAATGCCCGAAATAATGAATTTTGGTctagaaatcaaattttggatTCCTAAAAACTAAGTGAGAATAAGAATCTTTGAACTAATTTAGAAATCCAAAATTCAGATCACCGCTAATTTCAACAAGCTAGGGGCTCACTAGGACATGaccttttttctttctaaatccATATTACAACTAAATCATGAGGAGCTCGGGAGAAAGAGCTTggtgataaatatatatatacacatatatatatatatgccttGAAATCCATTGTAATAAAATGGAATTCAATTTCCCCCAACTTGGATTGCCACTaacatcaaaaataaaatctttAAACTAATTGTACTTTAGAAATGATATTGtcgttaaaacgcttgaaacAAATGATAGCAAAATTATGGTACGGTGCACGAATTTGAAAAccctaaatttgaatatctttcaGATCAAAGATGTTAGGTAGATCGCTTGAAAGACAACCCCTAAATTCGATTTTCTGCAAAGCCTAGTAGAATCAATGTCAACAAAAAAGGAATCGGGCTTACAGAATAGGTGACATCGGGCTTCTCTGACTGGCTGAGAAGGGAAATACTGGAGTCGGCCTCAGGAGGAAGAACGTCGACAAGGGCATTCGAGTGGCGATGCAAAGCAACAGAGGCAGAGGGCTTGAGAAGCTCCCGATTGATGGTGCTGAGAATCCTGACGTAGTAATTGGAGCCGGTGGTTGAGCCCACTATCCCATTATTCTGATCAACCATTTCCATGAACTGACCAATGACGAGGGGAACCGACTGGATCCTCTTTACCTCTTCTTGGGCCCGAAGGAGTTCTCGCTTGAGATTCTTCTGTTCGTCCTTGACGTACTCCTCCTGGATGTCGATGAACTCGAGCTGGCGTTGCAGTGATTTCTGGCGACTGTAGAGATCGTCCTCGTCGGAGGACTGGTACTGTTCGGAGAGACGTGGGTCAGCTCTCGTCGACGGGAAAGATGCCGGTGGCTCCAAAGGCTTGGGGTCCATTAGTAGAGCAGAGGCCGCCATAGCCGAGAGCTTTGAATACTACTGCGTATAATATGAAGGGAGAAAGAATCACTTTTACACTACGTTCGAAATTTTGTTTGCTAAACAGAACAGAAGTGTAGTTATGAGATAAGAGAAAGGCATCACGTGCCTAACACCCTTATAAAtgtagggaaatttgattttatatacttaaaaaattaaaaaaatttattattaaaccaaaaatcTAAACTCTAAAAAAACTAcatcttttttttcaaaaccccaaaaataaccccctcacaattctctctctgcatcatctctctctctctctatctcacatcccaaccgcccaccctcaccaccacctccgacctccatcctccgacctccgaccctcaccgccgaccacccgcaccaacacccCGACCCAGCCCCACTCTCTCGGACCGCCCAAAAGTCGCACCCCGAAAGCCCacttcctctctctgaaatcgaagaaaaaaaaattggtcccaggtccgatggggtccgaccaatcggacccatggtccgaccatcggacctgggaccaattttttttttctgcgatttcagagagaggaagtGGGCTTTCGGGGTGCAACTTTTGGGCGGTCCGAGAGAGTAGGGCTGGGTCGgggtgttggtgcgggtggtcggcggtgagggtcggaggtcggaggatggaggtcggaggtggtggtgagggtgggcggttgggatgtgagagagagagagagagagagagagagagagatgatgcagagagagagaattgtgagggggtacttttggggttttgaaaaaaaaaatgtatagtttttttaggggtttggtttttggtttaataataaaaaattttaattttttaagtatataaaatcaaaattccctAAATGTATTATGTATaagagcattttttttttaaatcatctCTTTTTTGGGCATATTTATAGTTGTCAAAATGTACAATCATTTCTTATCaattattaacttaaaatattggAGACGAGTATCCGCCCATCTTGTGCTTTGTGGCGgatacctttttttttctttattttttatggtttttctaGGTTTTCATCCCCACTAATTAACCTTTTACACGATCTCTATCCATTTTCCCATCTACTCTTTCTGGCCATGACCACCACGATCTACCTCTCCTCCATCACGATGTCTCTCTTACCGCTTCCCTATTTATTTAGGGTTCGATGTGCTCTGTTGCACCACTGCTCTAAATTTGGTACCATGGAAAATATGCTAAAGAATCTCTCCACCAAGTTTGTTCTCACTGACAAAGAAAGAGTGGTCCATGAAATTGGTGAATCAAGTATTGTTACTACATCTACTGCTcctcattttgttgtttttgccTTTGTGTTAACCCATAGGAAGGTTAATGAAGATGGGTTTATTAATCAGATGTCGGGTTTGTGGGCATTTCGGTTCCCTGTGACCATAAATGCTCGTCGTGAAGATTACCTCCTTGTTCAATTTGGGTGCTCTGGAGATATGCAACGCATTCTGTATCGTCAACCATGGCATTTTAATAATCAGCCAATTGTTTTCTATTCAGCTCCTCCTCTATCTACTCCTgctatgtaacgccctaatgctaaggcactcccagatgtcccgagaccgaacactccaggtcgcgccgcttgacatgtacaatctcacccgagctcaggttcactcctgttcagccttcgcctttcctttacctacacatagaagcagaaactgtgagtcaacagactcagtaagaaatgcatatagcataccatataatttccgacctgtaaataggcgcccatacacctatttacagagcttaacagatgagtatgaacgttcaataccagggtacaaccactataccacatacacatcgtacctcactgtacgagtgttggtagggtttaccccgaacactgagtaacactgagtgatgtaccacacaccttagcattttcccgtgcctgtgttggtatcactgtgtcGTACTCACAgccacaataatcactataccaatgcactctat
The Cannabis sativa cultivar Pink pepper isolate KNU-18-1 unplaced genomic scaffold, ASM2916894v1 Contig1, whole genome shotgun sequence genome window above contains:
- the LOC115719601 gene encoding 26S proteasome regulatory subunit 6B homolog: MAASALLMDPKPLEPPASFPSTRADPRLSEQYQSSDEDDLYSRQKSLQRQLEFIDIQEEYVKDEQKNLKRELLRAQEEVKRIQSVPLVIGQFMEMVDQNNGIVGSTTGSNYYVRILSTINRELLKPSASVALHRHSNALVDVLPPEADSSISLLSQSEKPDVTYSDIGGCDIQKQEIREAVELPLTHHELYKQIGIDPPRGVLLYGPPGTGKTMLAKAVANHTTAAFIRVVGSEFVQKYLGEGPRMVRDVFRLAKENAPAIIFIDEVDAIATARFDAQTGADREVQRILMELLNQMDGFDQTVNVKVIMATNRADTLDPALLRPGRLDRKIEFPLPDRRQKRLVFQVCTAKMNLSDEVDLEDYVSRPDKISAAEITAICQEAGMHAVRKNRYVILPKDFEKGYRTNVKKPDTDFEFYK